From the genome of Duffyella gerundensis, one region includes:
- a CDS encoding DeoR/GlpR family transcriptional regulator has translation MKQTQRHDAIIDLVRRQGYVSTEELVEHFDVSPQTIRRDLNDLADQNKIQRHHGGAALPSTSENTAWQDRKMMWSAEKARIAQRVASQIPDGATLFIDIGTTPEAVAHALMNHNDLRIVTNNLNVAMLLMSKPDFRLIIAGGEVRTRDGGIMGEATLDFISQFRLDYGILGISGIDMDGSLLEFDYHEVRTKRAIIDNSRCVMLVTDHSKFGRNAMVNLGNMSLVDYLFTDQAPPASVMKVIEQHEVHLELC, from the coding sequence GTGAAGCAGACGCAACGTCATGACGCTATCATCGATCTGGTGCGTCGGCAGGGATATGTCAGTACCGAAGAGCTGGTTGAGCACTTTGATGTCAGTCCACAAACCATCCGTCGCGATCTCAACGATCTGGCGGATCAGAACAAAATCCAGCGTCATCACGGCGGCGCAGCGCTGCCTTCAACGTCAGAAAACACCGCCTGGCAGGATCGTAAAATGATGTGGTCAGCGGAAAAAGCGCGCATTGCGCAGCGAGTCGCCAGCCAGATCCCGGATGGCGCGACGCTGTTTATCGATATTGGCACCACGCCGGAAGCGGTGGCGCATGCGCTGATGAATCACAACGATCTGCGCATTGTCACCAATAACCTCAACGTCGCTATGCTGCTGATGTCGAAGCCCGATTTTAGGCTGATCATTGCCGGTGGTGAAGTACGCACGCGCGATGGCGGCATCATGGGAGAAGCGACGCTCGATTTCATCTCCCAGTTCCGTCTCGACTACGGCATTTTAGGCATCAGCGGCATCGACATGGATGGCTCGTTGCTGGAGTTCGACTATCACGAAGTGCGCACTAAGCGGGCAATTATCGACAATTCGCGCTGCGTGATGTTGGTTACTGATCATTCGAAGTTTGGCCGCAACGCCATGGTCAATCTCGGCAACATGAGCCTGGTAGACTATCTGTTTACCGATCAGGCGCCGCCCGCCAGCGTGATGAAAGTCATCGAACAGCATGAGGTTCACCTCGAGCTCTGTTAA